One region of Terriglobales bacterium genomic DNA includes:
- a CDS encoding histidine kinase: protein MSETAASASRTSLANDKSKAQAKSPRHGVFVFPVAYLFGIMTTFGLGMGWQAYQVLKQWNKPRNYFSMEAANQLIDCYVWCLVAIGIWQLMRVFSLQGSKWKRDLAAHIAIAAVNAPVATFAYIGGVAITRLGIQDMSIQSRLRLNLRAEFIPNMVEYFTILALLASIEYYRNYRRGQQETFRLQHALMESKLQTLRAQLNPHFLFNAMNSVSCLLHRDPGAADQMLSRIANLLRLTLARDDSREIGLLEEVELAEEYLEIQRIRFGSRLKLEIDIADDTLEARVPNMLLQPLVENACVHGVARTRGDCRLEISTRVDGSDLVISIYNDGPPVRPDWKTRSGIGLRNTVERLALLYGERASLELTSFGQGARLRVRLPLTPQAGPQKLFDQLATSAPAQPAVM, encoded by the coding sequence ATGAGCGAAACAGCTGCGAGCGCATCGCGCACTTCCCTCGCCAATGATAAGTCAAAGGCGCAGGCCAAATCGCCGAGGCACGGTGTTTTCGTTTTTCCTGTCGCCTACCTGTTCGGCATCATGACCACCTTTGGATTGGGCATGGGCTGGCAGGCCTACCAGGTGCTCAAGCAATGGAACAAGCCTCGAAACTACTTCAGCATGGAGGCAGCTAATCAGCTCATCGACTGCTACGTCTGGTGCCTGGTTGCAATCGGCATCTGGCAGTTGATGCGGGTCTTTTCGCTTCAGGGTTCGAAATGGAAGCGTGACCTGGCTGCACACATTGCGATCGCGGCTGTAAACGCTCCGGTAGCTACATTTGCTTACATCGGCGGCGTGGCCATCACGCGCCTGGGCATTCAGGACATGAGCATTCAAAGCCGTCTGAGGCTGAATCTCCGGGCTGAGTTCATTCCCAATATGGTGGAGTACTTCACCATATTGGCTCTGCTGGCTTCTATCGAGTACTACCGCAACTACCGCCGCGGACAGCAGGAGACTTTCCGGCTGCAGCACGCGTTGATGGAATCCAAGCTGCAGACTTTGCGCGCACAGTTGAATCCACACTTCCTGTTCAACGCCATGAACTCGGTATCGTGCCTGCTCCACCGCGATCCCGGAGCGGCCGACCAGATGCTCTCTCGCATCGCCAATCTGCTTCGCCTGACTCTCGCTCGCGATGACAGCCGCGAAATCGGCCTGCTCGAAGAAGTCGAGCTTGCCGAGGAGTATCTCGAAATCCAACGCATCCGCTTCGGCTCAAGGTTGAAGCTGGAAATCGATATCGCTGATGACACCCTCGAAGCTCGCGTGCCGAACATGCTCCTGCAGCCGCTGGTCGAAAACGCGTGCGTGCATGGAGTGGCACGCACACGTGGAGACTGCCGGCTGGAAATCTCAACGCGCGTGGATGGGTCCGATCTGGTGATCAGTATCTACAACGATGGCCCACCGGTCCGGCCGGATTGGAAGACGCGTAGTGGCATCGGCCTGCGCAACACAGTTGAGCGCCTCGCCCTTCTCTACGGTGAGCGCGCATCGCTTGAACTCACCAGCTTTGGCCAGGGCGCCCGGCTGCGAGTGCGTCTCCCACTCACGCCACAGGCAGGCCCGCAAAAGCTCTTCGATCAGTTAGCGACATCAGCCCCGGCGCAACCCGCGGTTATGTAG
- a CDS encoding tetratricopeptide repeat protein, translating into MRCAVCFAILLLFVSTLSFGSKSEPRVCHVQVNISSGSLPANMKLQVFAGERRLSEMKVPFDGNVFLPPLAPGDYRVQTGEGTNFVTSGPLHVPESGACELRVSILGHADAKNQLVEDDLDVEDLRVPRKARERFEKGFAALQHGDLEEAEKDFVEVTRLDPKLSRAYNVLGVISDQQKNRSAARQYFEKAVELNPRSKAALMNLAKLCMLEKQYDAAISLLERFRAGSRDHADVYGMEADAYLKLGRYEDAIRAAQSAHRLNHQNWDTVHLIAASAYEALHQPQMAAAEYRLYIDESSNPEMRAVAFQKLSDLDGVAQQSQTGVPMNSLLTR; encoded by the coding sequence ATGCGTTGCGCCGTATGTTTCGCGATTCTGCTGCTGTTCGTCTCGACTCTTTCGTTCGGTTCTAAATCGGAACCTCGAGTCTGCCACGTGCAGGTAAACATCTCCAGCGGTTCTCTTCCTGCGAACATGAAACTGCAGGTATTTGCCGGCGAGCGGCGGCTTTCAGAGATGAAGGTCCCCTTTGACGGCAATGTGTTTTTGCCTCCCCTTGCGCCCGGAGATTACCGCGTGCAAACCGGCGAAGGAACTAACTTCGTAACCTCCGGCCCGCTGCACGTTCCCGAATCGGGAGCATGTGAACTGCGCGTAAGCATCCTTGGGCATGCCGATGCGAAAAACCAGTTAGTCGAGGACGACCTCGATGTCGAGGACCTCCGCGTCCCGCGAAAGGCGCGCGAACGGTTCGAAAAAGGCTTTGCCGCGCTTCAACATGGCGACCTGGAAGAGGCAGAAAAGGACTTTGTAGAAGTAACCAGGCTCGACCCCAAGCTGTCGCGTGCCTACAACGTTCTGGGAGTGATCTCCGATCAGCAAAAGAACCGCTCTGCCGCACGGCAGTATTTTGAAAAGGCCGTCGAATTGAACCCGCGCAGCAAGGCAGCGCTCATGAATCTGGCGAAGCTTTGCATGCTGGAGAAGCAGTACGATGCCGCGATCAGTCTCCTCGAGCGATTTCGCGCGGGCTCACGCGATCACGCCGATGTCTACGGAATGGAAGCCGATGCTTATTTAAAACTAGGCCGATATGAGGACGCCATCCGCGCGGCCCAGTCAGCACATCGCCTCAACCATCAGAATTGGGATACCGTGCATTTAATAGCAGCCTCAGCCTATGAGGCACTGCATCAGCCGCAAATGGCAGCAGCTGAATACCGTCTTTATATTGACGAAAGCTCCAATCCGGAAATGCGGGCGGTAGCGTTTCAGAAGCTAAGCGATCTGGACGGAGTAGCGCAGCAGAGCCAGACCGGAGTGCCCATGAATTCACTCCTGACTCGCTGA